One Littorina saxatilis isolate snail1 linkage group LG1, US_GU_Lsax_2.0, whole genome shotgun sequence genomic window carries:
- the LOC138971809 gene encoding heat shock factor protein 4-like isoform X3: protein MAAKRSSRDVEPDFYSVQENSGNNSNVPAFLMKLWTLVEDPSNNDIICWDVKGKSFHIFDQSRFAHEVLPFYFKHNNISSFIRQLNMYGFRKVVKIEQGGLKMEHDDLEFQHMYFQRGEEQLLDLIKRRSAPMKAEPRAVSMVPDELGKVLSDVTLIKGKQDTIATSMVKLKRENEALWREVAILRQKHAKQQQIVNKLLQFLLSLVNSRRGMPGLQRKRPLMINSRPQNTEDGGASPAKRANVDVDETGDHDYTVQSPSEISAPPSASSVVIHELLDHTEATQLDHNLLQPINIIMSESADMASPLMGTTATSPAINPRISPAPSPTSSPASLDVQTVAPGNELSLLDQALLSANLLPQGGQLATSLTHTQSQGQTQSQHLAQSQAQSQHLAQSQAQSQHLAQSQAQSQHLAQSQVPYIVSQPTTITLPVSLPPSSTMPVTHTVTVPVVLANTATLPAVQPVKVSLPASQPVKVSLPASQPARVILPASQPASVSVPGIQTANISLLGTQAGGVVSPGNVSVATAGNRVPGTVTLPTSGTAPAHQPAMQPPSAPPPRQHQQKEEASSKQIALRGVGDKPLSSATPVANTTSDMTEQIDMLQSDLDSLREALSSGQYSLDPNFLVGLFDPQSALPVSLDQNFLDSLTAEDTGPGTSSITAPGGSITGQEVWQYQPSVSLPDLFDELSQDKVGEEGDDPMDLPIYFDSKEHTLHTPAPGGSFADIAHNITAEDLD from the exons ATGGCTGCCAAGAGATCAAGTCGAGATGTCGAGCCCGACTTCTATTCGGTTCAGGAAAATTCTGGAAATAACAGCAATGTTCCGGCGTTTCTTATGAAGCTATGGACACTAGTGGAAGATCCGTCCAACAATGACATCATTTGTTGGGATGTG AAGGGAAAGAGCTTCCACATTTTTGACCAGTCACGCTTTGCGCACGAGGTGCTGCCCTTCTACTTCAAGCACAACAACATCTCCAGCTTCATCAGACAGCTCAACATGT ACGGGTTCCGCAAGGTGGTGAAGATCGAGCAGGGCGGACTGAAGATGGAGCACGATGACCTGGAGTTCCAACACATGTACTTCCAGCGTGGGGAGGAACAGTTGCTGGACCTCATCAAGCGAAGG TCAGCGCCAATGAAGGCGGAGCCGCGGGCAGTGAGCATGGTGCCAGACGAGCTTGGCAAGGTACTATCTGACGTGACCTTGATTAAGGGCAAGCAGGACACCATCGCCACCTCCATGGTCAAACTCAAACG GGAGAATGAAGCGCTGTGGCGAGAGGTTGCCATTCTGCGACAGAAACACGCCAAGCAGCAGCAGATTGTCAACAAG TTGCTGCAATTCTTGCTGTCGTTGGTCAACTCACGGCGAGGGATGCCAGGGCTGCAGCGAAAGCGGCCACTGATGATCAACAGCCGGCCGCAGAACACAGAGGATGGCGGCGCATCACCGGCTAAGAGGGCCAACGTCGATGTGGACGAGACAGGCGACCATGACTACACCGTGCAGTCG CCATCAGAGATCTCAGCACCCCCCTCTGCGTCGTCCGTGGTGATCCACGAACTGCTTGACCACACAGAGGCCACACAGCTGGACCACAACCTGCTTCAACCCATCAACATCATt atGTCGGAGAGTGCTGACATGGCCAGCCCGCTGATGGGAACGACCGCCACGTCCCCTGCCATCAACCCTCGCATCTCCCCTGCCCCATCCCCCACCTCATCCCCCGCCTCTCTGGACGTGCAGACTGTCGCCCCCGGCAACGAGCTGAGTCTGCTTGACCAGGCCCTCCTGTCAGCCAACCTGCTTCCTCAGGGCGGTCAGCTCGCCACCTccctcacccacacacagagccaGGGCCAAACACAGAGCCAGCACCTCGCACAGAGCCAAGCACAGAGCCAGCACCTCGCACAGAGCCAAGCACAGAGCCAGCACCTCGCACAGAGCCAAGCACAGAGCCAGCACCTCGCACAGAGCCAAGTGCCGTATATTGTTAGCCAGCCCACCACCATCACTCTGCCTGTGTCCCTCCCGCCCTCCTCCACAATGCCCGTCACCCACACCGTTACAGTCCCTGTGGTGCTAGCCAACACGGCTACCCTGCCAGCCGTGCAGCCGGTCAAGGTCAGTCTGCCTGCTTCGCAACCTGTCAAGGTCAGTCTGCCTGCATCACAGCCTGCGAGGGTGATTCTGCCTGCGTCACAGCCGGCCAGTGTAAGTGTGCCGGGGATTCAGACTGCCAACATTTCTCTGCTGGGCACACAGGCTGGAGGAGTGGTGTCCCCTGGCAACGTCTCCGTTGCAACTGCAGGTAACCGTGTGCCAGGGACCGTCACGCTGCCCACGTCGGGCACGGCCCCCGCCCATCAGCCCGCCATGCAGCCGCCGTCTGCACCGCCGCCACGGCAACATCAGCAGAAAGAAGAAGCGTCCTCCAAGCAGATCGCACTGCGAGGTGTGGGGGACAAGCCTCTGTCATCAGCAACACCTGTCGCCAACACTACCAG tgATATGACGGAGCAGATCGACATGCTGCAGTCAGATCTGGACAGCCTGCGAGAGGCGCTCAGCTCCGGACAGTACAGTTTGGACCCTAACTTCCTGGTCGGG CTGTTTGATCCGCAGAGTGCACTGCCAGTCAGCCTGGATCAAAAC TTCCTGGACTCGCTGACGGCGGAGGACACAGGGCCGGGCACGTCCAGCATCACGGCACCAGGTGGCAGCATCACCG
- the LOC138971809 gene encoding heat shock factor protein 4-like isoform X1, whose translation MAAKRSSRDVEPDFYSVQENSGNNSNVPAFLMKLWTLVEDPSNNDIICWDVKGKSFHIFDQSRFAHEVLPFYFKHNNISSFIRQLNMYGFRKVVKIEQGGLKMEHDDLEFQHMYFQRGEEQLLDLIKRRSAPMKAEPRAVSMVPDELGKVLSDVTLIKGKQDTIATSMVKLKRENEALWREVAILRQKHAKQQQIVNKLLQFLLSLVNSRRGMPGLQRKRPLMINSRPQNTEDGGASPAKRANVDVDETGDHDYTVQSPSEISAPPSASSVVIHELLDHTEATQLDHNLLQPINIIMSESADMASPLMGTTATSPAINPRISPAPSPTSSPASLDVQTVAPGNELSLLDQALLSANLLPQGGQLATSLTHTQSQGQTQSQHLAQSQAQSQHLAQSQAQSQHLAQSQAQSQHLAQSQVPYIVSQPTTITLPVSLPPSSTMPVTHTVTVPVVLANTATLPAVQPVKVSLPASQPVKVSLPASQPARVILPASQPASVSVPGIQTANISLLGTQAGGVVSPGNVSVATAGNRVPGTVTLPTSGTAPAHQPAMQPPSAPPPRQHQQKEEASSKQIALRGVGDKPLSSATPVANTTRLYSDSLSPLQTSIAKATTDKTDMTEQIDMLQSDLDSLREALSSGQYSLDPNFLVGLFDPQSALPVSLDQNFLDSLTAEDTGPGTSSITAPGGSITGQEVWQYQPSVSLPDLFDELSQDKVGEEGDDPMDLPIYFDSKEHTLHTPAPGGSFADIAHNITAEDLD comes from the exons ATGGCTGCCAAGAGATCAAGTCGAGATGTCGAGCCCGACTTCTATTCGGTTCAGGAAAATTCTGGAAATAACAGCAATGTTCCGGCGTTTCTTATGAAGCTATGGACACTAGTGGAAGATCCGTCCAACAATGACATCATTTGTTGGGATGTG AAGGGAAAGAGCTTCCACATTTTTGACCAGTCACGCTTTGCGCACGAGGTGCTGCCCTTCTACTTCAAGCACAACAACATCTCCAGCTTCATCAGACAGCTCAACATGT ACGGGTTCCGCAAGGTGGTGAAGATCGAGCAGGGCGGACTGAAGATGGAGCACGATGACCTGGAGTTCCAACACATGTACTTCCAGCGTGGGGAGGAACAGTTGCTGGACCTCATCAAGCGAAGG TCAGCGCCAATGAAGGCGGAGCCGCGGGCAGTGAGCATGGTGCCAGACGAGCTTGGCAAGGTACTATCTGACGTGACCTTGATTAAGGGCAAGCAGGACACCATCGCCACCTCCATGGTCAAACTCAAACG GGAGAATGAAGCGCTGTGGCGAGAGGTTGCCATTCTGCGACAGAAACACGCCAAGCAGCAGCAGATTGTCAACAAG TTGCTGCAATTCTTGCTGTCGTTGGTCAACTCACGGCGAGGGATGCCAGGGCTGCAGCGAAAGCGGCCACTGATGATCAACAGCCGGCCGCAGAACACAGAGGATGGCGGCGCATCACCGGCTAAGAGGGCCAACGTCGATGTGGACGAGACAGGCGACCATGACTACACCGTGCAGTCG CCATCAGAGATCTCAGCACCCCCCTCTGCGTCGTCCGTGGTGATCCACGAACTGCTTGACCACACAGAGGCCACACAGCTGGACCACAACCTGCTTCAACCCATCAACATCATt atGTCGGAGAGTGCTGACATGGCCAGCCCGCTGATGGGAACGACCGCCACGTCCCCTGCCATCAACCCTCGCATCTCCCCTGCCCCATCCCCCACCTCATCCCCCGCCTCTCTGGACGTGCAGACTGTCGCCCCCGGCAACGAGCTGAGTCTGCTTGACCAGGCCCTCCTGTCAGCCAACCTGCTTCCTCAGGGCGGTCAGCTCGCCACCTccctcacccacacacagagccaGGGCCAAACACAGAGCCAGCACCTCGCACAGAGCCAAGCACAGAGCCAGCACCTCGCACAGAGCCAAGCACAGAGCCAGCACCTCGCACAGAGCCAAGCACAGAGCCAGCACCTCGCACAGAGCCAAGTGCCGTATATTGTTAGCCAGCCCACCACCATCACTCTGCCTGTGTCCCTCCCGCCCTCCTCCACAATGCCCGTCACCCACACCGTTACAGTCCCTGTGGTGCTAGCCAACACGGCTACCCTGCCAGCCGTGCAGCCGGTCAAGGTCAGTCTGCCTGCTTCGCAACCTGTCAAGGTCAGTCTGCCTGCATCACAGCCTGCGAGGGTGATTCTGCCTGCGTCACAGCCGGCCAGTGTAAGTGTGCCGGGGATTCAGACTGCCAACATTTCTCTGCTGGGCACACAGGCTGGAGGAGTGGTGTCCCCTGGCAACGTCTCCGTTGCAACTGCAGGTAACCGTGTGCCAGGGACCGTCACGCTGCCCACGTCGGGCACGGCCCCCGCCCATCAGCCCGCCATGCAGCCGCCGTCTGCACCGCCGCCACGGCAACATCAGCAGAAAGAAGAAGCGTCCTCCAAGCAGATCGCACTGCGAGGTGTGGGGGACAAGCCTCTGTCATCAGCAACACCTGTCGCCAACACTACCAG GCTCTACAGCGACTCCCTAAGCCCACTGCAGACCAGCATAGCAAAAGCTACAACAGACAAAAC tgATATGACGGAGCAGATCGACATGCTGCAGTCAGATCTGGACAGCCTGCGAGAGGCGCTCAGCTCCGGACAGTACAGTTTGGACCCTAACTTCCTGGTCGGG CTGTTTGATCCGCAGAGTGCACTGCCAGTCAGCCTGGATCAAAAC TTCCTGGACTCGCTGACGGCGGAGGACACAGGGCCGGGCACGTCCAGCATCACGGCACCAGGTGGCAGCATCACCG
- the LOC138971809 gene encoding heat shock factor protein 4-like isoform X2, whose translation MAAKRSSRDVEPDFYSVQENSGNNSNVPAFLMKLWTLVEDPSNNDIICWDVKGKSFHIFDQSRFAHEVLPFYFKHNNISSFIRQLNMYGFRKVVKIEQGGLKMEHDDLEFQHMYFQRGEEQLLDLIKRRSAPMKAEPRAVSMVPDELGKVLSDVTLIKGKQDTIATSMVKLKRENEALWREVAILRQKHAKQQQIVNKLLQFLLSLVNSRRGMPGLQRKRPLMINSRPQNTEDGGASPAKRANVDVDETGDHDYTVQSPSEISAPPSASSVVIHELLDHTEATQLDHNLLQPINIIMSESADMASPLMGTTATSPAINPRISPAPSPTSSPASLDVQTVAPGNELSLLDQALLSANLLPQGGQLATSLTHTQSQGQTQSQHLAQSQAQSQHLAQSQAQSQHLAQSQAQSQHLAQSQVPYIVSQPTTITLPVSLPPSSTMPVTHTVTVPVVLANTATLPAVQPVKVSLPASQPVKVSLPASQPARVILPASQPASVSVPGIQTANISLLGTQAGGVVSPGNVSVATAGNRVPGTVTLPTSGTAPAHQPAMQPPSAPPPRQHQQKEEASSKQIALRGVGDKPLSSATPVANTTRLYSDSLSPLQTSIAKATTDKTDMTEQIDMLQSDLDSLREALSSGQYSLDPNFLVGLFDPQSALPVSLDQNFLDSLTAEDTGPGTSSITAPGGSITGQEVWQYQPRESFPDLFDTLCYSVVQCVCSILCVQQGMCVYRTRGVAIPAPRGSPRPV comes from the exons ATGGCTGCCAAGAGATCAAGTCGAGATGTCGAGCCCGACTTCTATTCGGTTCAGGAAAATTCTGGAAATAACAGCAATGTTCCGGCGTTTCTTATGAAGCTATGGACACTAGTGGAAGATCCGTCCAACAATGACATCATTTGTTGGGATGTG AAGGGAAAGAGCTTCCACATTTTTGACCAGTCACGCTTTGCGCACGAGGTGCTGCCCTTCTACTTCAAGCACAACAACATCTCCAGCTTCATCAGACAGCTCAACATGT ACGGGTTCCGCAAGGTGGTGAAGATCGAGCAGGGCGGACTGAAGATGGAGCACGATGACCTGGAGTTCCAACACATGTACTTCCAGCGTGGGGAGGAACAGTTGCTGGACCTCATCAAGCGAAGG TCAGCGCCAATGAAGGCGGAGCCGCGGGCAGTGAGCATGGTGCCAGACGAGCTTGGCAAGGTACTATCTGACGTGACCTTGATTAAGGGCAAGCAGGACACCATCGCCACCTCCATGGTCAAACTCAAACG GGAGAATGAAGCGCTGTGGCGAGAGGTTGCCATTCTGCGACAGAAACACGCCAAGCAGCAGCAGATTGTCAACAAG TTGCTGCAATTCTTGCTGTCGTTGGTCAACTCACGGCGAGGGATGCCAGGGCTGCAGCGAAAGCGGCCACTGATGATCAACAGCCGGCCGCAGAACACAGAGGATGGCGGCGCATCACCGGCTAAGAGGGCCAACGTCGATGTGGACGAGACAGGCGACCATGACTACACCGTGCAGTCG CCATCAGAGATCTCAGCACCCCCCTCTGCGTCGTCCGTGGTGATCCACGAACTGCTTGACCACACAGAGGCCACACAGCTGGACCACAACCTGCTTCAACCCATCAACATCATt atGTCGGAGAGTGCTGACATGGCCAGCCCGCTGATGGGAACGACCGCCACGTCCCCTGCCATCAACCCTCGCATCTCCCCTGCCCCATCCCCCACCTCATCCCCCGCCTCTCTGGACGTGCAGACTGTCGCCCCCGGCAACGAGCTGAGTCTGCTTGACCAGGCCCTCCTGTCAGCCAACCTGCTTCCTCAGGGCGGTCAGCTCGCCACCTccctcacccacacacagagccaGGGCCAAACACAGAGCCAGCACCTCGCACAGAGCCAAGCACAGAGCCAGCACCTCGCACAGAGCCAAGCACAGAGCCAGCACCTCGCACAGAGCCAAGCACAGAGCCAGCACCTCGCACAGAGCCAAGTGCCGTATATTGTTAGCCAGCCCACCACCATCACTCTGCCTGTGTCCCTCCCGCCCTCCTCCACAATGCCCGTCACCCACACCGTTACAGTCCCTGTGGTGCTAGCCAACACGGCTACCCTGCCAGCCGTGCAGCCGGTCAAGGTCAGTCTGCCTGCTTCGCAACCTGTCAAGGTCAGTCTGCCTGCATCACAGCCTGCGAGGGTGATTCTGCCTGCGTCACAGCCGGCCAGTGTAAGTGTGCCGGGGATTCAGACTGCCAACATTTCTCTGCTGGGCACACAGGCTGGAGGAGTGGTGTCCCCTGGCAACGTCTCCGTTGCAACTGCAGGTAACCGTGTGCCAGGGACCGTCACGCTGCCCACGTCGGGCACGGCCCCCGCCCATCAGCCCGCCATGCAGCCGCCGTCTGCACCGCCGCCACGGCAACATCAGCAGAAAGAAGAAGCGTCCTCCAAGCAGATCGCACTGCGAGGTGTGGGGGACAAGCCTCTGTCATCAGCAACACCTGTCGCCAACACTACCAG GCTCTACAGCGACTCCCTAAGCCCACTGCAGACCAGCATAGCAAAAGCTACAACAGACAAAAC tgATATGACGGAGCAGATCGACATGCTGCAGTCAGATCTGGACAGCCTGCGAGAGGCGCTCAGCTCCGGACAGTACAGTTTGGACCCTAACTTCCTGGTCGGG CTGTTTGATCCGCAGAGTGCACTGCCAGTCAGCCTGGATCAAAAC TTCCTGGACTCGCTGACGGCGGAGGACACAGGGCCGGGCACGTCCAGCATCACGGCACCAGGTGGCAGCATCACCG